A window of the Thermodesulfobacteriota bacterium genome harbors these coding sequences:
- a CDS encoding enoyl-CoA hydratase/isomerase family protein produces the protein MPDAVRWERHNGVAHIFLNSPPANAMSPELMAQLDRAVAEVGDDPQCRAVVFRSEVRKVLMAGADLKYLLSLDEAAFRRYIADAQGVFGRIERLPLPTIAVVSGHALGGGCEFTLCCDFRYMADAGALIGLPEVKLGLLPGAGGTQRLPRLIGRARATELLLRGSTLTGPQALAIGLVDRVFPPEVLLAESVGLAEELAQGATRAIAEIKACLRAPADEPCLTGQARELDGITRLFAHTEDAREGIRAFSEKRPPVYTGR, from the coding sequence ATGCCCGACGCGGTGAGGTGGGAACGACACAACGGGGTCGCCCACATCTTCCTGAACTCCCCTCCGGCCAACGCCATGAGCCCCGAGCTCATGGCGCAGTTGGACCGGGCCGTTGCCGAGGTGGGCGACGATCCGCAGTGCCGTGCAGTGGTGTTTCGGAGCGAAGTCCGCAAGGTCCTCATGGCAGGGGCGGACCTCAAGTACCTGCTGAGCCTGGACGAGGCCGCATTTCGCCGGTACATCGCCGACGCTCAGGGGGTCTTCGGCCGGATCGAGCGCCTGCCCCTGCCGACCATCGCGGTCGTAAGCGGCCACGCGCTGGGGGGCGGCTGCGAGTTCACGCTCTGTTGCGACTTTCGCTACATGGCCGACGCCGGAGCCCTCATCGGCCTGCCGGAAGTGAAGTTGGGGCTGCTGCCCGGCGCAGGAGGAACACAGCGGCTTCCCCGGCTCATCGGGCGCGCCAGGGCCACCGAGCTCCTGTTGCGGGGCAGTACCCTGACGGGACCGCAGGCCCTCGCCATCGGACTCGTCGACCGGGTGTTCCCGCCCGAAGTCCTCCTCGCCGAGAGCGTCGGGCTCGCGGAGGAGCTCGCGCAGGGGGCGACGCGGGCGATTGCCGAGATCAAGGCCTGCCTGCGCGCCCCCGCCGACGAGCCCTGCCTTACGGGCCAGGCCCGGGAGCTCGACGGCATCACCCGGTTGTTTGCGCACACCGAGGACGCGCGGGAAGGCATCCGGGCGTTCAGCGAGAAGCGGCCGCCGGTCTATACCGGGAGATAG
- a CDS encoding SDR family NAD(P)-dependent oxidoreductase: MKMSDCVALVTGGASGLGEATVRKFVAKGGRAAILDLQEERGKSLASELGASAVFAKTDVSSEDSVAAALDRVLAAFGRVNAVVNCAGIVTPGKVVGKSGPMALAQYEQVLRVNLVGTFNVIRLASQKMLGNDPNEEGERGVIVNTASVAAYEGQIGQVSYSSSKAGIVGLTLPVAREFADAGIRVVTIAPGLFETPMFGALPAPAREALAQMTPFPRRLGRPAEFARLVEAIVEIPMLNGTTIRLDGAIRMREK, translated from the coding sequence ATGAAGATGTCCGATTGTGTAGCCCTGGTGACCGGCGGAGCCTCCGGGCTCGGAGAAGCGACCGTCAGGAAATTCGTCGCCAAGGGGGGCCGAGCCGCGATCCTCGACTTGCAGGAGGAGCGGGGGAAGTCTCTGGCCTCGGAACTGGGTGCCTCGGCCGTCTTCGCGAAAACCGACGTGAGCTCGGAGGACAGCGTGGCGGCCGCCCTCGACCGGGTCCTGGCCGCCTTCGGACGCGTCAACGCCGTCGTGAACTGCGCCGGGATCGTCACTCCGGGCAAGGTCGTGGGCAAATCCGGCCCCATGGCGCTCGCCCAGTACGAGCAGGTCCTTCGGGTCAACCTCGTGGGCACGTTCAACGTGATTCGCCTGGCCTCCCAGAAGATGCTGGGCAACGATCCCAACGAGGAGGGAGAGCGGGGCGTGATCGTCAACACCGCGTCCGTGGCGGCGTACGAGGGGCAGATTGGGCAGGTATCCTACAGCTCGTCCAAAGCCGGGATCGTAGGCCTGACCTTGCCGGTGGCGCGGGAGTTCGCGGACGCAGGGATTCGCGTCGTGACCATCGCGCCGGGCCTGTTCGAGACGCCCATGTTCGGCGCGCTGCCTGCCCCCGCGCGGGAGGCCCTCGCCCAGATGACGCCCTTCCCGCGGCGGCTCGGCCGGCCCGCGGAGTTTGCGCGCCTCGTCGAGGCCATCGTCGAGATCCCCATGCTCAACGGCACCACCATCCGCCTCGACGGCGCGATCCGGATGCGGGAAAAGTAG
- a CDS encoding acyl-CoA dehydratase activase, translated as MGWDLGVDLGAYSCKVVLLGPDGPVGWLAVPSGTHYTRTAQEAVERLLAANQLTLRSVRAVVATGIGAPQIDFADSVVGDVICTARGTAAAAPSVRTVIDIGSQATRVVWLDEVGRVAHFSSNEKCATGSGRFLQVIANVLRVRLEDVGALSLQSTRPVTFTTGCAVFGESEAITRVSEGVAREDILAGVHRALAEKIGSLVRTHGAKPECAVSGGGALDVGLLRQLESHMGTSLRVLDRPQMVGALGAAVLASRLAEPGTDAASAAVQRRPARRAAAAETRPRAVRLPPSPAREKAAEIRNERASRSGKAKPSPRGETP; from the coding sequence ATGGGCTGGGACCTGGGCGTCGACCTGGGAGCGTATTCCTGCAAGGTCGTCCTGCTGGGCCCGGACGGCCCCGTGGGCTGGCTCGCGGTCCCCTCCGGAACCCACTACACCAGGACCGCCCAGGAGGCCGTGGAACGCCTCCTGGCAGCCAACCAATTGACGCTCCGGTCCGTCCGGGCGGTGGTGGCCACCGGAATCGGCGCTCCGCAGATCGATTTCGCCGACTCGGTGGTCGGGGACGTGATCTGCACGGCCCGGGGCACCGCCGCCGCGGCGCCGTCGGTGCGCACCGTGATCGACATCGGCTCCCAGGCCACCCGGGTGGTCTGGCTCGACGAGGTCGGCCGAGTGGCCCACTTCTCCTCCAACGAGAAGTGCGCCACGGGCAGCGGCCGCTTTCTCCAGGTCATCGCCAACGTACTCCGGGTCCGGCTCGAAGACGTCGGCGCGCTCTCCCTCCAGTCCACCCGGCCCGTGACCTTCACGACCGGCTGCGCCGTCTTCGGCGAGTCGGAGGCGATCACGCGGGTGAGCGAGGGAGTGGCCCGGGAAGACATCCTGGCCGGCGTGCACCGCGCGTTGGCCGAGAAGATCGGCAGCCTCGTACGCACCCACGGCGCCAAGCCGGAATGCGCCGTGAGCGGTGGCGGCGCCCTGGACGTGGGACTCCTGCGGCAACTGGAGAGCCACATGGGCACCTCGCTCCGGGTCCTGGACAGGCCCCAGATGGTGGGGGCCCTGGGGGCCGCCGTTCTGGCAAGCCGTCTCGCCGAGCCTGGGACCGACGCGGCCAGCGCCGCGGTCCAGCGCCGGCCGGCGCGAAGGGCCGCGGCCGCGGAGACCCGTCCCAGAGCCGTGCGCCTGCCCCCGTCACCCGCACGGGAGAAGGCCGCGGAGATCCGAAACGAGCGCGCCAGCCGATCCGGCAAGGCGAAACCATCCCCACGAGGAGAGACCCCATGA
- a CDS encoding acyl-CoA dehydratase activase, whose protein sequence is MYFAGIDIGSTWTKAILIDEGAAIAGKVVQETGPEHRKLANRVVEQLLDAAGISIDDVAYLVATGYGRVNVPFADKHITELTCHATGVAYFFPSVSSAIDVGGQDAKALRIHEGKLVNFVMNDKCAAGTGRFLEVLADTLGLGLGELGPLSLEATAPAGIASICTIFAQQEIVARLSSGESIENVVAGVHEAMAGRTARMARSLGIDGEVVLTGGVAKNIGYVRAVERQLGRPVRVPEDSFITGALGAALLAQRKHAAIAREDRRPRARTLAEARFYD, encoded by the coding sequence GTGTACTTCGCCGGCATCGACATCGGCTCGACCTGGACGAAGGCGATCCTCATTGACGAGGGCGCCGCGATCGCCGGCAAGGTCGTCCAGGAGACCGGCCCGGAGCACCGCAAGCTCGCCAACCGGGTCGTGGAGCAGCTGCTCGACGCAGCCGGGATCTCCATCGACGACGTGGCGTACCTCGTGGCCACCGGTTACGGGCGGGTGAACGTGCCCTTCGCGGACAAGCACATCACCGAGCTCACCTGCCACGCCACGGGGGTGGCCTACTTCTTCCCGTCGGTGAGCTCGGCGATCGACGTGGGCGGCCAGGACGCCAAGGCTCTGCGCATCCACGAGGGAAAGCTCGTCAACTTCGTGATGAACGACAAGTGCGCCGCGGGTACCGGCCGGTTCCTCGAGGTCCTCGCCGACACGCTGGGGCTGGGGCTGGGGGAGCTCGGGCCCCTGTCCCTCGAGGCGACGGCCCCCGCGGGCATCGCGAGCATCTGCACGATCTTCGCCCAACAGGAGATCGTCGCCCGCCTGTCCTCAGGCGAGTCGATCGAGAACGTGGTGGCCGGAGTCCACGAAGCCATGGCCGGCCGCACTGCCCGAATGGCGCGCTCCCTGGGCATCGACGGCGAGGTCGTGCTCACCGGCGGAGTGGCGAAGAACATCGGCTACGTGCGGGCCGTAGAGCGCCAGCTCGGGCGGCCCGTGCGTGTGCCCGAGGACAGCTTCATCACGGGGGCCCTGGGCGCAGCCCTCCTCGCGCAGCGCAAACACGCCGCGATTGCCCGGGAGGACCGTCGGCCCAGAGCCCGCACGCTGGCCGAGGCGCGCTTCTACGATTAG